From Acidobacteriota bacterium, the proteins below share one genomic window:
- a CDS encoding alpha/beta hydrolase-fold protein: MGTRFALALAALCLAGSAGAQTPAALEPGVVHPKVLCQGDPSHSYALYLPRGYHPGRPWPVLFCLSPTGQGEVPLRLVKDAAEAGGYIVAASNDSRNGPWQPILEAQQALWKDVSARFPMASSGHLAMGFSGGARAALHLALTHRDRFRGVISCGAFYAEQKDLPRKSGLSLYLLTGNRDFNRFEMGRALETEPKRGNRVWLQVFEGKHRWPDAAQFGQALAFFAAEEASPGDPLRSRWAADRAGEAEDLLQKGRSYEAYRLFTQIARLYPEVPAGAAAAGKAAALERTEEVISARARDRRFEDLWGRLKAVSSQDQLLGLIRELRKLKAAGGEDSEDAEDLLQLNALSLEQLGVQLLRAGRYDEAAFCLETAALVLPSHSILNYNAACALARAGRSESAMEFLEKAVAAGFKDRALASKDSDLDSLRKHPRFQRLLDGMGPGS, translated from the coding sequence GTGGGGACCCGATTCGCCCTGGCCCTGGCTGCGTTGTGCCTGGCAGGATCCGCCGGGGCGCAAACCCCGGCGGCGCTGGAACCGGGCGTCGTCCATCCGAAGGTGCTCTGCCAGGGGGACCCCTCTCATTCGTACGCCCTCTACCTGCCCCGAGGCTACCATCCCGGACGACCCTGGCCCGTCCTGTTCTGCCTGTCGCCGACGGGCCAGGGGGAAGTCCCCCTTCGCCTCGTGAAGGACGCCGCCGAGGCCGGGGGCTACATCGTGGCCGCCTCCAACGACTCCCGAAACGGCCCCTGGCAACCCATCCTGGAGGCCCAGCAGGCCCTCTGGAAAGACGTCTCCGCCCGTTTCCCGATGGCCTCCTCCGGACACCTGGCCATGGGCTTCTCCGGTGGGGCCCGGGCGGCGCTCCACCTGGCCCTCACGCACAGGGACCGCTTCCGCGGCGTGATCTCCTGCGGGGCCTTCTACGCGGAGCAGAAGGACCTTCCCAGGAAGAGCGGCCTCTCCCTCTACCTGCTGACCGGGAACAGGGATTTCAACCGCTTCGAGATGGGGCGCGCCCTGGAAACCGAACCAAAAAGAGGAAATCGCGTTTGGTTGCAGGTCTTTGAGGGAAAGCACCGGTGGCCCGATGCGGCCCAATTCGGCCAGGCCCTCGCCTTCTTCGCGGCGGAGGAAGCCTCCCCCGGCGACCCCCTCCGAAGCCGGTGGGCCGCCGACCGCGCCGGAGAGGCGGAGGATCTCCTTCAAAAGGGCCGCTCCTATGAGGCCTATCGCCTGTTCACCCAGATCGCCCGGCTGTACCCGGAGGTGCCCGCTGGAGCGGCCGCCGCCGGAAAGGCCGCCGCCCTCGAGCGCACGGAAGAGGTGATCTCGGCCCGGGCCCGCGACCGGCGCTTCGAGGACCTTTGGGGACGCCTGAAGGCCGTCTCCAGCCAGGACCAGCTCCTGGGCCTGATCCGGGAACTGAGAAAGCTGAAGGCGGCCGGGGGCGAGGACTCGGAGGACGCCGAGGACCTGCTTCAACTGAACGCGCTCTCTCTGGAACAGCTCGGAGTCCAGCTCCTTCGGGCGGGCCGCTACGACGAGGCCGCCTTCTGCCTGGAGACCGCGGCCCTCGTCTTGCCAAGCCACTCGATCCTGAACTACAACGCCGCGTGCGCCCTGGCGAGGGCGGGGCGGAGCGAATCGGCCATGGAATTCCTGGAAAAGGCGGTGGCCGCCGGTTTCAAAGACCGCGCCCTGGCCTCGAAAGATTCCGATCTGGATTCCCTTCGCAAGCATCCCCGGTTCCAGCGGCTCCTCGACGGGATGGGTCCGGGATCGTGA
- a CDS encoding DEAD/DEAH box helicase: MSFSTFGLHPNLLQALGDLEFTRPTPIQEKALPPLLKGRHVLAAAATGSGKTAAFLLPILQRFLDRPGKGTRALILAPTRELAAQIADHLQALARHTPIRGVAIYGGVGMEPQIKALKKGVEVVIATPGRLLDHMQYPYTRLDALEFLVLDEADRMLDMGFLPDVRRILDRLPKSRQTMLFSATLPLPIVELASEMLANPVAINVEQKSEPAAGINHSAYPVPHELKSHLLLEILKLPEARSVLAFTRTKHRANRLGDFLEKRGVSCARIHGGRSQFQRTEAMTGFKAGRYQVLVATDIASRGIDVEALGLVVNFDVPHLPEEYIHRVGRTARAQATGEAFTLVSPQEEGDFREIERHLGWKIPRRTMEGFDYTRRPEEKFEVPLAERIAAIRKRKAEERARSKSKAERRAAAERTLRKGSAADRESGSHRAGDVAFRPEEGSAAARSASPGKGRGKPPRRSHPEGPGARGKGQPRGSGAQRPGWKPRHGSAPPARETGPSMPGPLVLESREPSNLPDTSGTRQDTFISHRDSLAGRSHWGQTWRKKFGGRPAEHVPEESQPDS; this comes from the coding sequence ATGTCGTTTTCCACCTTCGGTCTCCACCCGAACCTCCTCCAGGCCCTGGGGGATCTGGAATTCACCCGACCCACCCCGATTCAGGAAAAGGCCCTCCCGCCCCTTCTCAAGGGACGGCACGTCCTGGCCGCCGCGGCCACGGGAAGCGGAAAGACGGCGGCCTTTCTCCTCCCGATTCTCCAGCGGTTCCTGGACCGCCCGGGCAAGGGGACCCGCGCCCTCATCCTCGCACCGACCCGCGAGCTGGCGGCCCAGATCGCCGACCACCTTCAGGCCCTGGCCCGCCACACGCCGATCCGCGGGGTCGCCATTTACGGGGGCGTGGGCATGGAGCCCCAGATCAAGGCCCTCAAGAAAGGCGTGGAAGTCGTGATCGCCACGCCGGGACGGCTCCTGGATCACATGCAGTATCCGTACACGCGATTGGATGCGTTGGAGTTTCTGGTTCTCGACGAGGCGGACCGGATGCTGGACATGGGTTTCCTGCCGGATGTCCGACGGATCCTCGACCGGCTTCCCAAGTCCAGGCAGACCATGCTCTTTTCAGCCACGCTTCCCCTGCCCATCGTGGAGCTGGCCAGCGAGATGCTGGCAAACCCGGTGGCCATCAACGTGGAGCAGAAATCCGAGCCCGCCGCGGGCATCAACCACTCGGCCTACCCCGTCCCCCACGAATTGAAGTCCCACCTCCTGCTGGAAATCCTCAAGCTCCCGGAGGCCCGCAGCGTCCTCGCCTTCACCCGGACGAAGCACAGGGCCAACCGCCTTGGAGACTTCCTGGAGAAGCGCGGAGTTTCCTGCGCCCGGATCCACGGCGGCCGGAGCCAGTTTCAGAGGACCGAGGCCATGACGGGCTTCAAGGCGGGCAGGTATCAGGTCCTGGTGGCCACGGACATCGCCTCCCGCGGCATTGACGTGGAGGCCCTCGGGCTCGTGGTGAACTTCGACGTGCCCCATCTCCCCGAGGAGTACATCCACCGTGTGGGCCGCACCGCGAGGGCCCAGGCGACGGGAGAGGCCTTCACGCTCGTTTCGCCGCAGGAGGAGGGCGATTTCCGCGAAATCGAGCGGCACCTTGGATGGAAGATCCCCCGGCGAACGATGGAGGGCTTCGACTACACCCGGCGGCCCGAGGAAAAGTTCGAGGTCCCCCTGGCCGAGCGGATTGCCGCCATCCGCAAGCGCAAAGCCGAGGAGAGGGCCCGGTCCAAGTCCAAAGCAGAGCGCCGGGCGGCGGCCGAGCGGACCCTCCGGAAGGGCTCCGCGGCGGACCGGGAGTCGGGATCCCACCGGGCCGGCGACGTTGCCTTCCGGCCCGAGGAGGGAAGCGCCGCCGCGAGGTCGGCCTCTCCCGGTAAAGGACGGGGGAAGCCCCCCCGCAGGTCGCACCCGGAAGGTCCCGGCGCCCGGGGAAAGGGACAGCCGCGCGGGTCGGGTGCACAACGACCCGGGTGGAAGCCGAGGCACGGTTCCGCTCCCCCGGCGCGTGAAACGGGGCCTTCGATGCCGGGACCGCTTGTCCTTGAATCGAGGGAACCGTCGAACCTTCCCGACACCTCGGGCACCCGACAGGACACCTTCATCTCCCACCGGGATTCTCTGGCGGGACGGAGCCACTGGGGCCAGACCTGGAGGAAGAAGTTCGGCGGCCGCCCGGCAGAGCACGTCCCCGAGGAAAGCCAGCCCGATTCCTGA
- the grpE gene encoding nucleotide exchange factor GrpE, which produces MKAEPCPSPERATETPGERDPAPRAHKNPVSVVDRRRVGREEDGTVEVGAAEPNLKPTYVEELEGRVARAEARLKERLAELEEEARRSRERVALDLERRFADREKATLLDILDIMDDLDRAAALAADTPSVAKGLSLVSSRFAQFLERRSCIRFSPACGDAFDPTIMEAVALQPGEKGKVAGLLQAGYRQGDSLLRPAKVAVGTGPQDAATGEG; this is translated from the coding sequence ATGAAGGCTGAACCGTGTCCTTCGCCCGAGCGGGCAACCGAGACACCCGGCGAACGCGATCCCGCCCCCCGTGCGCACAAGAACCCCGTTTCCGTTGTGGATCGGAGGCGGGTGGGCCGCGAGGAGGATGGAACCGTGGAGGTGGGCGCCGCCGAACCCAATCTGAAGCCGACGTACGTGGAGGAGCTGGAGGGGCGGGTCGCCCGCGCCGAGGCGCGCCTGAAAGAGCGGCTGGCGGAGTTGGAGGAGGAGGCGAGGAGGTCCAGGGAGCGAGTGGCCCTGGATCTGGAGCGGCGCTTCGCCGACCGGGAAAAGGCCACCCTGCTGGATATATTGGACATCATGGATGACCTGGACCGGGCCGCGGCCCTCGCCGCCGACACTCCCTCCGTGGCCAAAGGCCTTTCGCTGGTTTCGAGCCGGTTCGCCCAATTCCTGGAGCGCAGGTCCTGCATCCGGTTCTCACCCGCCTGTGGGGACGCGTTCGACCCGACGATCATGGAGGCCGTGGCGCTTCAGCCCGGGGAGAAGGGGAAGGTCGCCGGTCTGCTTCAGGCCGGGTACCGCCAGGGGGATTCCCTCTTGCGGCCGGCCAAGGTTGCCGTGGGGACCGGTCCCCAGGATGCCGCCACCGGCGAAGGCTGA